A genomic stretch from Methanomassiliicoccales archaeon includes:
- a CDS encoding type II methionyl aminopeptidase produces MNEYALQCLKKAGAIAGEARQLGIDLIDEGVRYLDVAVEVEEFIIRKGAKPAFPVNISVNEVAAHYTPSSNDDKRFRKGDVVKIDVGAHVDGYIGDTAATVEIKTRKRDNLIRAADEALRIALDIVGDGVSASTIGGAIERTIKDAGFRPVVNLTGHSMTQYNLHAGLSIPNIDDGIPAKIRNDMVLAIEPFATDGIGEVKSGKPGNIYRVLAERPMKDEKAIEFFRQVRERFNTLPFCERWCYEIDRNASAMIRTLHRHGLISSYPMLNEIKGGIVSQAEHTVIVHDSKSEITTIIRRNL; encoded by the coding sequence ATGAATGAATACGCACTTCAGTGCTTAAAGAAAGCTGGTGCCATCGCCGGAGAAGCACGTCAATTAGGTATTGATTTGATCGATGAGGGCGTTCGTTATCTTGATGTTGCAGTCGAGGTGGAAGAATTCATCATTAGGAAAGGTGCTAAGCCAGCTTTCCCTGTCAACATCAGCGTGAATGAGGTAGCAGCTCACTACACACCGAGCTCCAATGATGACAAGCGTTTCAGGAAAGGAGATGTCGTTAAGATTGATGTTGGAGCCCATGTTGATGGATATATCGGTGATACAGCGGCGACGGTTGAAATCAAAACGCGGAAGCGCGATAATCTAATTCGCGCTGCCGATGAAGCGTTGCGTATTGCCCTTGATATTGTTGGTGATGGAGTTTCTGCCAGTACGATTGGTGGGGCGATTGAACGTACGATCAAAGACGCAGGATTCCGTCCTGTTGTCAACCTAACAGGTCACAGTATGACTCAGTACAATTTGCACGCTGGACTTAGCATTCCGAATATTGATGACGGGATACCCGCAAAAATCCGCAATGATATGGTGCTTGCGATCGAGCCATTTGCAACTGACGGAATTGGAGAGGTGAAAAGTGGCAAGCCTGGAAACATCTACAGGGTGCTCGCAGAAAGACCGATGAAGGACGAGAAAGCCATTGAGTTCTTCAGGCAAGTTCGCGAGCGATTCAATACCCTTCCTTTCTGCGAGAGATGGTGTTATGAAATCGATAGAAACGCCTCTGCTATGATTAGGACGCTTCACAGGCATGGCTTGATTTCAAGTTATCCGATGCTGAATGAAATCAAAGGGGGAATCGTCAGTCAGGCTGAACACACTGTTATCGTTCACGACTCAAAAAGCGAAATCACGACGATCATAAGAAGAAATCTGTAA
- a CDS encoding succinate dehydrogenase/fumarate reductase iron-sulfur subunit translates to MAEKTIRLRIFRYDPDLDDSPHYETYEVPYVEKMRVLDALNYIHEFYDGSLAYRWVCRASQCGSCTVMINGKPAPACKTEIPVGTTEITIEPLRFFPVIKDLVVDLEKGYRRFLTLRPYTERASKPKRPEIIMPEDIEPIKELRSCIECWACVSICPVIAEIWNEYAGPISMRKLAELSLDKRDILDRVSIALVEGMYHCTTCKNCWAVCPQEIKIPEKAVEKLRAMAMQKGLAPLPPHKVAIASIRNYWNPWTVPRGQRVRWAKDFNLPTKSETMFFAGCSPSLLRSNLSVNVVRIFRALGEEIGYLGKEERCCSSPLLRVGEIELFKEMAKANIESMKKAGAKRIVVTCAGCYKAWKEDYREWFGDYGIDVYHISEILGNAIRNGRLTLKYSPANDMTVTYHDPCHLGRAGGIFDPPRKVLKSIPGIKFVEMSRIRENSACCGSGGGVKTARPNLAAMIGSRRLEMVRETGAEAIISCCPWCEQNLEDSIKWGGFPDWKVKDLVDLVVAALVVGE, encoded by the coding sequence ATGGCTGAAAAGACCATCAGACTTCGCATTTTCAGATACGATCCTGATCTGGACGACTCGCCTCACTACGAAACCTACGAGGTGCCTTATGTCGAAAAGATGAGGGTTCTAGATGCGTTAAATTACATTCACGAGTTCTATGACGGATCACTGGCATACAGATGGGTTTGCAGGGCGAGCCAATGCGGATCATGTACTGTCATGATCAACGGGAAACCTGCGCCGGCCTGTAAGACAGAAATACCTGTTGGGACAACGGAAATCACAATAGAGCCACTCCGTTTTTTCCCAGTGATCAAGGACCTTGTGGTTGATCTTGAAAAAGGATATCGGAGATTTCTCACGCTGAGACCTTATACTGAGAGGGCCTCCAAACCAAAAAGGCCAGAGATCATCATGCCGGAGGACATCGAACCGATCAAGGAGCTGAGAAGTTGCATCGAGTGTTGGGCGTGCGTTTCTATATGTCCAGTTATCGCCGAAATATGGAATGAGTATGCCGGTCCAATTTCAATGAGAAAGCTTGCCGAATTATCGTTGGATAAGAGGGATATCCTGGACAGAGTCAGTATCGCGCTCGTTGAGGGGATGTATCACTGCACGACATGCAAGAATTGTTGGGCCGTCTGCCCTCAAGAAATTAAAATTCCAGAGAAAGCTGTTGAAAAATTGCGTGCGATGGCGATGCAGAAAGGACTCGCTCCCCTACCGCCTCACAAGGTCGCAATCGCATCGATACGCAATTATTGGAACCCCTGGACAGTCCCCCGTGGACAACGGGTCAGATGGGCTAAGGATTTCAATTTGCCAACTAAATCGGAAACGATGTTTTTTGCAGGGTGTTCTCCGTCGCTTCTCAGATCGAATCTCTCTGTCAACGTTGTAAGAATATTCAGGGCGCTTGGGGAAGAAATCGGTTATCTTGGAAAGGAAGAACGTTGCTGTTCATCTCCTCTTCTCAGGGTCGGAGAAATTGAACTTTTTAAGGAAATGGCTAAAGCGAATATCGAATCGATGAAAAAGGCTGGCGCAAAGCGAATTGTTGTAACGTGTGCTGGCTGCTATAAGGCATGGAAAGAAGATTACCGCGAATGGTTCGGAGACTACGGTATTGATGTCTATCACATATCTGAAATACTGGGAAATGCTATAAGAAATGGGAGGCTTACTTTGAAGTATTCGCCGGCCAACGATATGACCGTGACTTATCACGACCCTTGTCATCTTGGTCGTGCTGGCGGAATTTTCGATCCGCCGAGAAAGGTTCTCAAGTCAATCCCTGGCATAAAATTCGTTGAAATGAGCAGGATCAGAGAGAATAGTGCCTGCTGTGGATCTGGCGGCGGGGTCAAAACGGCGAGACCTAATTTAGCGGCGATGATCGGAAGCCGAAGGCTTGAGATGGTCAGGGAAACAGGTGCGGAAGCGATCATCAGTTGCTGTCCCTGGTGTGAGCAGAATCTCGAAGACAGCATAAAATGGGGAGGCTTCCCAGATTGGAAGGTCAAAGACCTCGTTGATCTGGTCGTAGCAGCCCTGGTTGTGGGAGAGTAA
- a CDS encoding MBL fold metallo-hydrolase, whose protein sequence is MKEIKYCIKLQNLEMSVHCLPGVGLDSNIYVVTGNDPFIVDTGTGIHIRQVIDQISRVISPQKIGRIVLTHRHYDHIGGARFLMKEFGAEVYIHNLDAPPLREGDGWATLSELGGIKTEPIDVKSIREGDVFSSGDHEFRVYHTPGHTAGSIVLFDDITGSLICGDTVFVGSVGRWDLPSGDYDELVKSLHRLLSLDAVNLYPGHGPFSLGDAKHQILSALRCLGEV, encoded by the coding sequence ATGAAAGAAATTAAATATTGCATCAAGCTTCAGAATCTTGAAATGAGCGTTCATTGCCTGCCAGGAGTAGGACTGGATTCAAATATTTATGTGGTTACAGGCAATGATCCATTCATTGTTGATACTGGCACAGGTATTCACATAAGACAAGTTATCGATCAAATTTCACGAGTCATTTCTCCTCAGAAAATCGGTCGAATTGTTCTAACACATCGACACTATGATCACATCGGAGGCGCGCGATTTCTGATGAAGGAATTTGGAGCGGAAGTGTACATTCATAATTTGGACGCTCCTCCGTTGCGAGAAGGTGACGGGTGGGCAACTCTTTCGGAATTGGGTGGTATCAAGACTGAACCGATCGATGTGAAATCAATTCGAGAAGGTGATGTGTTTTCGAGTGGCGATCATGAATTCAGGGTTTACCATACACCTGGGCATACCGCTGGAAGCATCGTCCTTTTTGATGATATAACGGGATCTCTGATCTGTGGAGATACTGTTTTTGTCGGGAGCGTCGGACGATGGGATCTTCCTTCTGGTGATTACGATGAATTGGTGAAATCTCTTCATCGCCTCCTCAGTCTTGATGCGGTTAATCTTTACCCCGGTCATGGTCCTTTTTCATTGGGAGATGCAAAGCATCAGATTCTGAGTGCGCTGAGATGTTTGGGAGAGGTCTGA
- the mvk gene encoding mevalonate kinase: MLKSSAPGKIILFGEHAVVFGQPAIALAINLRLRCSISPSNKFTVNGQVLSNKQHPYIYTAIDKYWNSQPLKIEIDSDLPSGSGLGSSAAITVSLIGAFQAMHGSIIERQVAERSFGIELTVQGRASPIDTSTCTHGRGVFIDKTPGDQLLWEIRNDSKCWFIHHCDVPAMKIVIGYTGINAPTGPLVEKVRRFVEKNRFGNEVVEEIGQITIEGLKKLRSGDQVGLGQLMEKNQKLLSILGVSTPELEKLIEAAAQYSFGAKLTGAGGGGSIIALTDQPTKVSEAIRKKGGTPFIVETGAPGLIVKNFD; encoded by the coding sequence ATGTTGAAAAGCTCAGCGCCAGGCAAAATCATCCTTTTCGGGGAGCACGCCGTAGTTTTTGGGCAGCCAGCCATCGCTCTTGCGATCAACCTCAGGTTGCGATGCAGTATATCTCCTTCCAACAAGTTCACTGTCAACGGCCAGGTGCTTTCGAATAAGCAACATCCCTATATCTACACAGCCATTGATAAATATTGGAACAGTCAACCATTGAAAATCGAAATTGATTCTGATTTACCATCTGGATCTGGCCTTGGATCTTCGGCTGCTATTACGGTTTCACTAATCGGGGCGTTTCAAGCGATGCACGGTAGTATCATCGAAAGACAAGTCGCCGAAAGGTCGTTCGGTATTGAATTAACCGTTCAAGGAAGGGCCAGTCCAATCGATACTTCAACTTGTACACACGGTCGTGGTGTCTTTATCGACAAGACACCAGGAGATCAGCTGCTCTGGGAAATCAGAAATGATTCAAAGTGTTGGTTCATCCATCATTGCGATGTACCTGCAATGAAGATTGTTATTGGATATACTGGCATCAATGCTCCGACGGGCCCTCTCGTCGAAAAGGTAAGGCGATTCGTCGAAAAGAACAGATTTGGCAATGAGGTTGTGGAGGAGATCGGGCAAATCACCATTGAGGGTCTGAAAAAGCTGAGAAGTGGTGACCAGGTTGGTCTTGGCCAACTGATGGAGAAAAATCAGAAATTGCTATCGATCCTCGGCGTCTCGACGCCAGAACTTGAGAAATTGATCGAAGCAGCGGCGCAGTATTCCTTCGGTGCGAAGCTTACAGGAGCTGGGGGCGGTGGTAGTATAATCGCTCTCACCGATCAGCCAACTAAAGTCAGTGAAGCGATCAGAAAAAAGGGCGGGACCCCCTTTATCGTTGAAACTGGTGCCCCAGGTTTGATTGTAAAAAATTTTGATTGA
- a CDS encoding MFS transporter yields the protein MNPNVRYTLILSFVAFVALLGSSLISPILPFYALAFGVSLTLVGALVSSFGLASVILDIPSGYLFDRFGAKRLMVSGLFFIFLSALICAFASNYSMLLFGRVLSGVGYAIYTVTSFTCMGKIAPNDHRGRYMSFYLGMLLLGSVCGPALGGLIGESFGLRMPFIVYGVSSLLSCLLVHFGIGEELITSSKSLLQTNLRSITSIFKNYTLVAINLAIFAIFFIRMGVVSTLVPIFASKNLGLSVGMIGGVLAIAALINFLTMLPVGSLTDRYGRKNFMFASLFIIGLLTIAIPFAKSTISLVTIMAGLGFGFGFSGPIMAWVTDTADEGQLGLVMGIFRTMSDLGFIVGPLILSVVASSSLDGIGYQPFALAGFLAIMTSIFILMAKESKK from the coding sequence ATGAACCCCAATGTTCGGTACACCCTCATCCTTTCTTTTGTGGCCTTTGTCGCATTACTTGGAAGCTCATTGATTTCTCCAATTCTTCCATTTTATGCGTTAGCCTTTGGTGTTTCACTGACACTTGTCGGTGCTCTTGTATCAAGTTTCGGTTTAGCGAGTGTAATACTAGATATCCCCAGTGGGTATCTCTTTGATCGCTTCGGTGCGAAAAGGCTAATGGTTTCAGGATTATTCTTTATTTTCCTCTCCGCACTGATATGTGCTTTTGCATCGAATTATTCAATGCTCTTATTCGGAAGGGTGCTTAGTGGGGTCGGTTATGCAATTTACACAGTCACTTCTTTCACATGTATGGGAAAAATTGCGCCAAATGATCATCGCGGAAGGTACATGAGCTTCTATCTCGGCATGTTGCTTTTGGGATCTGTGTGCGGCCCTGCGCTGGGTGGTCTTATCGGCGAAAGTTTCGGTCTCCGCATGCCGTTCATTGTTTATGGCGTTTCATCCCTTTTGTCATGTTTACTCGTGCACTTCGGGATCGGAGAAGAGCTTATCACATCCTCCAAGAGTCTATTGCAAACGAATCTTCGGAGCATTACAAGCATTTTCAAAAATTATACCCTCGTAGCGATCAATCTTGCGATATTCGCGATTTTTTTCATTCGTATGGGGGTCGTTTCCACTCTTGTTCCGATTTTCGCGAGCAAGAATCTTGGGTTGAGCGTCGGAATGATCGGTGGCGTGCTCGCAATTGCTGCCCTCATAAATTTCTTAACAATGTTGCCAGTTGGATCGTTGACGGATCGGTATGGAAGGAAAAACTTCATGTTTGCAAGTCTTTTCATTATTGGCTTGCTAACAATAGCAATCCCTTTTGCAAAGTCCACGATCTCTCTCGTTACTATAATGGCTGGTCTGGGATTTGGTTTTGGATTTTCTGGTCCTATCATGGCTTGGGTAACGGACACAGCTGATGAGGGCCAGCTTGGACTCGTGATGGGGATATTCAGAACAATGAGCGATTTAGGTTTTATCGTGGGGCCCTTAATTCTTTCCGTCGTCGCAAGCTCCTCATTAGACGGAATCGGCTATCAACCGTTTGCACTCGCGGGATTTCTTGCCATTATGACGAGTATATTTATCTTAATGGCAAAAGAGAGTAAGAAATGA
- a CDS encoding pyridoxal phosphate-dependent aminotransferase has protein sequence MMKLADERNIRKMGLDPRDVISFGGGWVGHHAPDRLREIYADICLDREKFHRAGGYPPIPGIPECRRALAHMDEFLFGVKASEANIHVGASSTELTYDLLRVLADPHDNILLLDPTYVNYHGQLVLALTDWTGNQSCNNGKSHVPDARIIHLRVFDPVLWEYFPDVDHAITELERIFKIYRPKVMMLASPDNPTGQIIPQKFMEAALEICQNNGSYLVIDYAYKWQYFVETLPDYFSWSPEEYENLVLIYSASKWSRALGRRLGWICAPRKIVEAMETMLAYSILCGDHFHQLAMAIYLEESIADRSLKAYVDMWNKRYKNAAKVTVETIDEYCGCRRLVPQGALYTVMDLGDTAEPLVHEILKNTGVLFIPGIGFGKSLINGVRVSYGPLVETPEKIREGLQRAGEYLNSRKKK, from the coding sequence ATGATGAAATTAGCCGATGAAAGAAACATCCGAAAAATGGGACTCGATCCAAGGGATGTCATATCATTTGGCGGCGGTTGGGTCGGACATCATGCACCTGACCGTTTGCGAGAGATTTATGCAGATATATGCCTAGATCGGGAAAAATTTCATCGCGCAGGAGGCTATCCGCCAATTCCTGGCATACCAGAATGCAGAAGAGCGTTAGCTCATATGGACGAATTTCTTTTTGGCGTTAAGGCAAGTGAGGCCAATATTCATGTTGGCGCATCCTCCACTGAGCTTACTTATGACCTCTTACGTGTGCTCGCCGATCCCCATGATAACATCCTCTTGCTCGACCCTACATATGTTAATTATCATGGTCAACTCGTTCTTGCTTTGACGGATTGGACAGGAAATCAATCTTGCAACAATGGCAAGTCCCATGTTCCCGATGCAAGAATCATACATCTAAGGGTCTTCGATCCAGTTCTGTGGGAATACTTCCCCGATGTTGATCATGCAATTACTGAGCTCGAGAGGATTTTCAAAATCTATAGGCCAAAGGTCATGATGCTTGCAAGCCCCGACAATCCAACTGGTCAAATCATCCCACAAAAATTCATGGAGGCGGCGCTGGAAATCTGTCAGAACAATGGATCATACCTTGTGATTGATTATGCATATAAATGGCAGTATTTCGTTGAAACCCTCCCCGATTATTTTTCTTGGTCCCCAGAGGAATACGAGAATTTAGTCCTCATTTATTCAGCATCAAAATGGTCGAGAGCTCTTGGTCGTCGGTTGGGTTGGATCTGCGCGCCGAGAAAGATCGTTGAAGCGATGGAAACGATGCTTGCTTATTCAATTCTTTGTGGCGATCATTTTCATCAACTCGCCATGGCGATTTATCTCGAGGAATCGATTGCCGATAGAAGTCTTAAGGCATATGTGGATATGTGGAATAAAAGATACAAGAATGCTGCGAAGGTTACTGTGGAAACGATCGATGAGTACTGCGGATGTAGGAGATTGGTTCCGCAGGGTGCTTTATACACAGTTATGGATCTCGGTGACACGGCGGAGCCGTTGGTCCACGAGATCCTGAAAAACACAGGCGTTCTTTTCATACCCGGGATCGGATTCGGCAAGTCGCTTATCAATGGAGTTCGTGTGTCCTATGGCCCACTTGTCGAAACACCAGAAAAGATCAGAGAAGGACTGCAGCGCGCTGGGGAATATCTCAACAGCAGAAAAAAGAAGTAA
- a CDS encoding FAD-binding protein — protein sequence MPAAYRTIETDVLVIGNGGAGLRAAIEASKYNVDVLIVSRTLPGKAHTVMAEGGINAALGNKDPTDSIDEHFRDTVVEGAFLNNQKLVEILVKEIPDRIFDLEEYGAVFDRTPEGKIAQRPFGGQSHPRTCYLGDETGHEMLMALVEETRRRGIRHMDEVMITRLLNNDRRCVGAFGIEMKTGHYLVFKSKATVLATGGGCRVYKVTSNPDEATGDGYSMAYDIGAELMDMEQVQFHPTGMIYPESARGILVTEAVRGEGGILINALGERFMARYNPTQMELSPRDVVARSIYSEIQAGRGTSRGGVYLDISHKDPGYIRKKLPRMVKQFKNFADVDITKAPMEVAPTAHHFMGGIKIREEDNRSTTVEGLYPAGEAEAGVHGGNRLGGNALAETQVFGARAGMFTALYARKSSKPIIVKDQVDEEVTRLDSLFRPGKKPQLLKEEIREIMWKYVGIVRDGDKLEFALSEIERLREEISRIGVAGSKKYNLEWYDAIVLPHMLLTCEAIIRSALFRKESRGAHYRSDFPKRDDLNWLVNINVRKGENGMMIVYPTPVVLTKLKPDAIGGGTDG from the coding sequence ATGCCCGCTGCATATAGAACGATCGAAACGGATGTCCTCGTCATCGGTAACGGTGGAGCTGGCCTTCGCGCGGCAATCGAAGCGAGTAAATATAACGTAGACGTCCTCATTGTATCTAGAACTCTTCCCGGAAAGGCTCACACCGTCATGGCAGAAGGCGGTATTAACGCAGCGTTAGGTAATAAGGATCCCACTGATTCGATTGATGAGCATTTCAGGGACACGGTTGTTGAGGGTGCATTTCTCAACAACCAGAAGCTTGTTGAGATTCTTGTCAAAGAAATTCCTGATAGAATTTTTGATCTCGAAGAATACGGCGCAGTTTTCGATCGTACGCCAGAAGGGAAAATCGCCCAGCGACCCTTCGGCGGACAGAGTCATCCGAGAACCTGCTACCTTGGTGATGAGACAGGTCATGAGATGCTCATGGCACTTGTCGAAGAAACTCGCAGGCGTGGTATCCGACATATGGATGAGGTCATGATAACACGTTTACTGAATAATGATAGGAGATGCGTCGGCGCCTTTGGCATTGAGATGAAAACTGGTCATTATCTTGTATTCAAATCGAAAGCAACGGTTCTGGCAACTGGTGGCGGATGTAGAGTTTATAAAGTCACATCGAATCCCGATGAAGCGACTGGAGATGGTTACTCGATGGCCTATGATATCGGGGCTGAGCTAATGGATATGGAACAAGTGCAGTTCCATCCCACGGGAATGATCTATCCCGAGTCTGCTAGAGGAATCTTAGTGACCGAAGCCGTCAGGGGCGAGGGGGGAATTTTGATCAACGCTCTCGGGGAGAGATTTATGGCAAGATACAACCCCACTCAGATGGAGCTTTCCCCGCGGGATGTCGTTGCACGGAGTATTTATTCAGAAATACAAGCAGGTCGCGGAACTTCCAGGGGTGGCGTCTATCTTGATATTTCGCACAAAGACCCTGGATATATCAGAAAAAAGTTGCCGCGGATGGTAAAACAATTCAAGAATTTTGCTGATGTTGATATCACTAAAGCGCCGATGGAAGTTGCGCCCACGGCACATCACTTCATGGGAGGTATCAAGATAAGAGAGGAGGACAATCGTTCTACGACAGTAGAGGGACTTTATCCTGCTGGTGAGGCTGAAGCTGGTGTGCATGGTGGGAATAGACTCGGTGGTAATGCATTGGCCGAAACTCAGGTTTTTGGTGCGAGGGCTGGAATGTTCACGGCGCTTTACGCTAGGAAATCATCTAAACCCATTATAGTGAAAGATCAGGTGGATGAAGAAGTCACAAGACTGGACTCTCTTTTCCGGCCTGGCAAGAAACCTCAGTTATTGAAAGAAGAAATCCGAGAGATTATGTGGAAATATGTTGGAATTGTCCGTGATGGTGATAAGCTCGAATTCGCACTCAGTGAAATCGAAAGGTTGAGGGAGGAAATATCGAGAATCGGAGTTGCTGGGTCAAAGAAATATAACCTTGAATGGTATGATGCGATCGTTCTGCCTCATATGTTGTTGACCTGCGAGGCAATCATTCGATCTGCACTCTTCAGGAAAGAAAGCAGAGGAGCGCATTATAGATCTGATTTTCCTAAGCGAGATGATCTAAACTGGCTTGTCAATATCAACGTAAGAAAGGGAGAAAATGGCATGATGATCGTCTATCCTACCCCTGTAGTTTTGACAAAACTCAAGCCAGATGCCATCGGAGGCGGGACCGATGGCTGA
- a CDS encoding 4Fe-4S binding protein produces MIAVVERCMHCGACVGSCPSNAIYLNEVILSFNSDCTKCGRCVKVCPVGAIKMEAGD; encoded by the coding sequence ATGATTGCTGTGGTTGAAAGATGTATGCACTGTGGTGCATGTGTTGGCTCATGCCCGAGCAATGCGATCTATCTGAATGAGGTCATACTCAGTTTTAACTCCGATTGCACAAAATGTGGACGATGTGTGAAAGTTTGTCCTGTTGGTGCGATCAAGATGGAGGCTGGTGATTAA
- a CDS encoding NAD(P)/FAD-dependent oxidoreductase codes for MIAGKYDVIVVGAGPAGSMTAKHAAQNGASVLMIEKRQEIGSPVRCGEGISKASLDEVGIKPDKRWIAAEVDGAKIVSPSGHVFTINERMAGNEVGMVLERVLFDKALAADAAKAGAEIRVKTSAVGLRIENGKVRGVKVVSQGEPMEFEAGCVVGADGFESQIGRWAGLDTTLKPNDITSCFQYRLTNIDHDFRYCEFIIGSVAPGGYIWIFPKDEHTANVGIGVLLSKIKSPGQVKQLLDRFIAKDERLNKGQPLDAVSGAVSVSPPPDKLVKDGLLLVGDAARIIDPITGGGIAHACISGMLAGKVLGEAAQEKDFSEAKLMEYENLLRNRLENKLWRNWMAKEKLITLSDETFDKLVQTLAEVGVEKMSVGNILKVIKSRHPELVKEFEDLI; via the coding sequence ATGATCGCTGGAAAGTACGACGTGATCGTCGTCGGTGCCGGACCTGCGGGTAGCATGACGGCAAAGCACGCGGCACAGAATGGAGCAAGTGTTCTAATGATCGAGAAAAGACAAGAAATTGGCTCCCCTGTCCGGTGCGGCGAAGGAATCTCCAAGGCATCACTCGATGAAGTCGGCATAAAACCAGATAAAAGATGGATCGCTGCTGAAGTCGATGGTGCGAAGATCGTGTCACCGAGTGGGCATGTTTTCACAATCAACGAGAGAATGGCAGGAAATGAAGTGGGGATGGTTCTGGAAAGGGTTCTGTTTGACAAGGCACTTGCTGCTGATGCAGCTAAAGCAGGCGCGGAGATCAGAGTCAAAACATCGGCCGTCGGCCTGAGAATCGAAAATGGAAAAGTTAGAGGCGTTAAAGTCGTTTCTCAAGGCGAACCGATGGAATTTGAAGCGGGATGTGTTGTCGGTGCTGACGGTTTCGAGTCGCAGATCGGGCGATGGGCTGGTCTTGATACTACTCTGAAACCAAATGATATAACAAGCTGTTTTCAATACAGATTGACAAATATAGATCATGATTTTAGATACTGCGAATTCATAATCGGTAGCGTCGCTCCTGGGGGTTACATCTGGATTTTCCCAAAGGATGAACACACAGCCAATGTGGGAATAGGGGTCTTGCTTTCAAAAATCAAATCGCCTGGCCAGGTCAAGCAATTACTGGATAGATTCATCGCGAAAGATGAGAGACTCAATAAAGGACAACCACTTGATGCCGTGAGTGGTGCAGTTTCTGTCTCACCACCGCCTGACAAATTAGTCAAGGATGGACTCTTGCTCGTAGGCGATGCAGCAAGGATCATTGATCCGATAACTGGTGGTGGCATCGCTCATGCATGTATTTCTGGCATGCTCGCAGGTAAAGTCCTCGGGGAAGCAGCTCAGGAAAAGGATTTCAGCGAAGCGAAACTGATGGAATATGAGAATTTGCTACGCAACCGCTTAGAGAACAAGTTGTGGCGAAACTGGATGGCTAAAGAGAAGCTCATCACGCTCAGCGATGAGACATTCGACAAGCTCGTACAGACTCTTGCCGAGGTTGGCGTCGAGAAAATGTCCGTCGGGAATATTTTAAAGGTGATAAAGTCGCGCCATCCAGAACTCGTCAAAGAATTTGAAGATTTGATATAG
- a CDS encoding threonylcarbamoyl-AMP synthase, which yields MELISCKKKNCLVCDLPDSKIKEIADSVKQGKLVIYPTETLYGLGANPFDESAVKKVYMVKRRPFDMPLSIAVRDVNMLEELAVLDNKSRKLISKFTPGPITILVMKKGNIPDILTSASPEIGIRIPDHPLALRLIEQCGPIISTSANLHSRPNPTTAQMAIADIGNEVDYCIDCGPCRVGKPSTIVQVTENSIEIIRQGAIPREAIEAALDE from the coding sequence ATGGAGCTGATATCGTGCAAAAAGAAAAATTGCCTCGTATGTGATTTGCCAGATTCGAAAATCAAAGAAATAGCGGATAGTGTGAAACAAGGGAAGCTCGTGATCTATCCAACGGAAACTTTGTATGGATTGGGTGCGAACCCTTTTGACGAGTCTGCAGTCAAGAAAGTTTACATGGTAAAGAGAAGACCATTTGATATGCCATTGTCGATAGCAGTACGTGATGTGAATATGCTAGAGGAGCTCGCGGTGCTCGACAACAAATCAAGAAAGCTCATTTCAAAATTCACGCCAGGACCGATAACGATTCTCGTGATGAAAAAAGGGAACATTCCAGACATATTGACATCTGCATCGCCTGAAATAGGAATTCGTATCCCGGATCACCCTCTAGCGCTCCGTCTGATCGAACAATGTGGTCCAATCATTTCAACCAGCGCCAATCTTCACTCGCGACCTAACCCAACGACGGCTCAAATGGCGATCGCCGATATCGGGAACGAAGTCGATTATTGCATCGATTGTGGCCCATGTCGTGTTGGAAAACCGTCGACGATCGTCCAGGTCACTGAGAACAGCATAGAAATTATCCGACAAGGTGCAATTCCGCGTGAGGCGATAGAGGCGGCGCTCGATGAATGA